One Pseudomonas sp. C27(2019) DNA window includes the following coding sequences:
- a CDS encoding CidA/LrgA family protein, with the protein MLLRGLSWLVAFQLAGTALNVLFFPVLPGPIIGLVLLFAFLVVRGSVNEPLNEAAASLLRYLPLLLVPPAVGVIVHMADIQADLWAIIGALLISLLVSMVFVGWLMQVLIGRQARTKDKL; encoded by the coding sequence TACGTGGACTGAGCTGGCTGGTAGCTTTTCAGCTAGCGGGAACAGCACTTAACGTGCTTTTTTTTCCAGTTTTACCGGGCCCCATTATTGGTTTAGTACTGCTGTTTGCATTTTTAGTTGTGCGCGGCAGTGTCAATGAGCCGCTTAATGAAGCAGCAGCGAGCTTATTGCGTTACTTACCTTTGCTATTGGTTCCGCCGGCAGTTGGTGTGATTGTGCATATGGCCGACATCCAGGCAGATCTTTGGGCAATTATTGGTGCTTTACTGATTTCCTTATTGGTTTCCATGGTTTTTGTTGGCTGGCTGATGCAAGTGCTGATTGGGCGACAGGCGCGCACTAAGGATAAATTATGA